A window of the Vigna angularis cultivar LongXiaoDou No.4 chromosome 3, ASM1680809v1, whole genome shotgun sequence genome harbors these coding sequences:
- the LOC108325922 gene encoding uncharacterized protein LOC108325922 isoform X1 gives MQLLHSDEPASERRESPEKPEDSSTFSDSLDSVTDDSAALDVTGKSVEFPEAENAEDSVESLYVYKNIYSLIPKSVSRLAQLRTLKFFGNEINLFAPEVGNLTALECLQMKISSPGIGGLPLHSLQGLKELELSKGPPRTSAFPILTEISGLQCLTKLSICHFSIRYLPPEIGCLKKLEYLDLSFNKMKTLPVEISYLSGLISMKVANNKLMELPSAISSLSRLESLDLSNNKLTSLGSLELASMHRLKKLNLQYNKLLRTFQVPSWICCNMEGNDEARCKDDCSSSSVEMDLNESNFQENDETLSEGCQHISSTMLTSSSSSSRCFVSRKSGKRWKRRYYLQQKARQERLNNSRKWKAVDHDQLLSKKIHKISEPGNCDSLDSETRSEIVSENGNLDNSKRIFSEQAINDNEVDNVNNDEVIIEKRFSGEDCCTTESKDEKDACLCSIENKQSEQDEVSCFELLECVSKSKRHLDRDLDNPKPCKSRKSISTCSSLSNKYSKISFCGIEDHLSDGFYDAGRDRPFFPLERYEQNQCLASREVILLDRKRDEELDAVLLAAQALVHNLNQLNGLNRHGNQDVVDNLRRASLLALFVSDHFGGSDRGAIIEQTRKSVSGSNYNKPFICTCSVGSSTSIRASTEPVVNTIEDITLSKICEKSLDSIKKRRNSIIVPIGSVQYGVCRHRALLFKYLCDHMEPPIPCELVRGYLDFSPHAWNIVMIKRGAKWVRMLIDACRPLDIREEKDTEYFCRYIPLNRTTIPLSSRGTPDSDYSIPSLTACDELETKASTTLIKCKIGSVEAAAKVRTLADQGSSADKIKNFEYNCLGEIRILGALKHPCIVEMYGHKMSCQWSVSADGNPEHRVLRSAIFMEYVEGGSLKNYLEKLSETGKTYVPVELALHVAKDVSCALSELHSRHIIHRDIKSENILLDLDRKRDNGAPTVKLCDFDSAVPLRSTLHACCIAHVGTPPPCVCVGTPRWMAPEVMQTMYEKKSYGLEADIWSFGCLLLEMLTLQIPYSGLSDSHFLDSLQMGKRPQLTDELEALSSMDEPSMIPSGEEIEKSDLEVDMLKFLVDLFHKCVEENPNKRPTAEEIHKMLLAHTHKDRLQV, from the exons ATGCAGCTTCTTCACTCCGACGAACCCGCGTCCGAGCGGCGCGAGTCGCCGGAGAAGCCCGAGGATTCTAGCACTTTCTCCGATTCTCTGGACTCCGTAACCGACGACAGCGCGGCTCTCGACGTCACCGGGAAGAGCGTGGAGTTTCCGGAGGCGGAGAACGCCGAGGACTCGGTGGAGAGCCTTTACGTGTACAAGAACATTTACAGTCTTATTCCGAAGTCGGTTTCGCGCCTAGCACAATTGCGAACGCTTAAATTCTTCGGAAATGAGATTAACCTGTTCGCGCCCGAGGTTGGGAACTTGACGGCGTTGGAGTGCTTGCAGATGAAGATTTCCTCGCCGGGGATCGGAGGCTTGCCGTTGCACTCGCTCCAGGGTTTGAAGGAACTCGAACTCTCCAAAGGACCTCCCAGAACGTCTGCTTTTCCGATTTTGACAGAGATTTCTGGTCTCCAGTGTTTGACTAAGCTTTCCATTTGTCATTTTTCCATAAG ATACCTTCCTCCGGAGATTGGATGCTTGAAAAAACTGGAGTATCTTGATCTTTCGTTTAATAAAATGAAGACGTTGCCAGTGGAGATTAGTTACTTGAGTGGCTTGATATCCATGAAAGTTGCGAATAATAAATTGATGGAGCTGCCGTCAGCTATATCTTCTCTGTCAAGACTGGAGAGTTTGGACCTGTCGAATAATAAGTTGACTTCGTTAGGGTCCCTTGAACTTGCCTCCATGCATAGACTTAAGAAGTTAAATCTTCAG TACAACAAGCTTCTCAGGACTTTTCAAGTTCCTTCATGGATATGTTGTAATATGGAGGGAAATGATGAAGCTAGATGCAAAGATGATTGTAGCAGCTCTTCTGTTGAAATGGATCTCAATGAAAGCAACTTTCAGGAAAATGACGAAACCCTTTCTGAGG GTTGTCAGCATATCTCATCAACCATGCTAACAAGCTCCTCATCTAGTAGTAGATGTTTTGTATCCCGGAAGTCAGGTAAGCGGTGGAAAAGACGGTATTATTTACAGCAGAAAGCTCGTCAAGAGCGCTTGAACAATAGTAGGAAGTGGAAAGCTGTAGATCATGACCAGTTGTTGAGCAAGAAGATTCACAAAATTTCTGAACCAGGAAATTGTGATAGTCTTGATTCTGAAACTCGTTCAGAAATTGTATCAGAGAATGGGAACCTGGATAATagtaaaagaatattttctGAACAAGCAATAAATGACAATGAAGTTGATAATGTTAACAATGATGAAGTAATTATTGAGAAGCGTTTTTCTGGGGAAGATTGCTGCACTACTGAAAGCAAAGATGAAAAGGATGCATGCTTGTGCTCCATAGAGAACAAGCAAAGTGAACAGGATGAAGTATCTTGTTTTGAACTTTTAGAGTGTGTCTCTAAATCAAAGAGACATTTAGACCGTGATCTTGATAATCCTAAACCGTGCAAGTCTAGAAAATCTATTAGTACTTGTTCATCATTGTCTAACAAGTACAGCAAAATCTCATTTTGTGGCATTGAAGACCATCTATCAGATGGATTTTATGATGCAGGACGAGATCGGCCATTTTTTCCTCTAGAGAGATATGAGCAAAATCAGTGTCTTGCTTCCCGTGAAGTCATCCTTTTAGacag AAAAAGAGATGAAGAATTGGATGCTGTGTTGCTAGCTGCGCAGGCATTGGTCCATAatttgaatcagttaaatggtTTAAACAGACATGGGAACCAGGATGTGGTTGATAACTTGCGGAGAGCATCACTGCTTGCACTCTTTGTATCAGATCATTTTGGTGGCAGTGATAGAGGTGCTATCATAGAACAGACACGGAAATCTGTGTCTGGTTCAAACTATAATAAACCTTTTATCTGTACATGCTCGGTTGGAAGCAGCACCAGTATAAGGGCTTCCACCGAACCAGTTGTAAACACCATAGAAGATATTACTCTTTCTAAGATATGTGAGAAATCTCTGGACTCTATTAAAAAAAGGCGAAATTCAATCATAGTTCCAATTGGCTCTGTGCAGTATGGTGTATGCAGACACAGAGCTCTGCTTTTCAAG TATTTATGTGATCACATGGAGCCACCAATTCCTTGTGAGCTTGTCAGGGGTTACCTAGATTTTTCACCACATGCCTGGAATATTGTTATGATTAAGAGGGGTGCCAAGTGGGTTCGAATGCTGATTGATGCTTGTCGACCTCTTGAtataagagaagagaaagataCTGAATACTTTTGCAG GTATATACCTCTTAATCGAACCACGATCCCTCTTTCTTCTAGAGGAACTCCAGATTCTGATTATTCTATTCCATCACTTACTGCATGTGATGAGCTTGAGACAAAAGCTTCAACTACTTTAATTAAATGCAAAATTGGATCAGTTGAGGCTGCAGCAAAG GTGCGTACTTTGGCAGATCAGGGGAGTTCGGctgacaaaattaaaaactttgaGTATAATTGTCTGGGAGAAATAAGAATTCTTGGTGCTTTAAAACACCCCTGCATAGTGGAAATGTATGGACACAAAATGTCATGTCAATGGTCTGTCTCAGCCGATGGTAATCCTGAACACCGTGTGTTAAGATCTGCCATTTTTATGGAGTATGTGGAAGGGGGCTCTTTAAAA AACTATCTGGAGAAGCTGTCAGAAACTGGAAAAACATATGTTCCTGTGGAGTTGGCTTTGCATGTTGCTAAAGATGTCTCATGTGCTTTGTCAGAGCTGCACTCGAGGCACATAATTCATCGTGacataaaaagtgaaaatattctGCTTGATTTGGATAGGAAGAGAGACAATGGAGCTCCCACTGTAAAGCTCTGTGATTTTGATAGTGCAGTGCCACTAAGATCAACTTTACATGCATGTTGTATTGCGCATGTGGGAACACCTCCTCCCTGTGTATGTGTTGGAACACCTAGGTGGATGGCTCCAGAGGTTATGCAGACTATGTACGAAAAAAAATCTTATGGATTG GAAGCGGACATTTGGTCGTTTGGATGTTTACTTCTGGAGATGCTTACTTTGCAAATTCCATATTCTGGGCTTTCTGATTCACACTTCCTTGATAGTCTGCAG ATGGGTAAACGACCACAGTTAACTGATGAGCTGGAGGCATTGAGTTCAATGGACGAACCCTCAATGATTCCATCGGgtgaagagatagaaaaatcaGATCTTGAGGTTGACATGTTGAAATTCCTTGTTGATTTGTTTCACAAGTGCGTAGAAGAAAATCCTAACAAGCGTCCTACAGCTGAAGAAATCCATAAAATGCTGCttgcacacacacacaaagaTCGTTTACAAGTTTAA
- the LOC108325922 gene encoding uncharacterized protein LOC108325922 isoform X3: MQLLHSDEPASERRESPEKPEDSSTFSDSLDSVTDDSAALDVTGKSVEFPEAENAEDSVESLYVYKNIYSLIPKSVSRLAQLRTLKFFGNEINLFAPEVGNLTALECLQMKISSPGIGGLPLHSLQGLKELELSKGPPRTSAFPILTEISGLQCLTKLSICHFSIRYLPPEIGCLKKLEYLDLSFNKMKTLPVEISYLSGLISMKVANNKLMELPSAISSLSRLESLDLSNNKLTSLGSLELASMHRLKKLNLQYNKLLRTFQVPSWICCNMEGNDEARCKDDCSSSSVEMDLNESNFQENDETLSEGCQHISSTMLTSSSSSSRCFVSRKSGKRWKRRYYLQQKARQERLNNSRKWKAVDHDQLLSKKIHKISEPGNCDSLDSETRSEIVSENGNLDNSKRIFSEQAINDNEVDNVNNDEVIIEKRFSGEDCCTTESKDEKDACLCSIENKQSEQDEVSCFELLECVSKSKRHLDRDLDNPKPCKSRKSISTCSSLSNKYSKISFCGIEDHLSDGFYDAGRDRPFFPLERYEQNQCLASREVILLDRKRDEELDAVLLAAQALVHNLNQLNGLNRHGNQDVVDNLRRASLLALFVSDHFGGSDRGAIIEQTRKSVSGSNYNKPFICTCSVGSSTSIRASTEPVVNTIEDITLSKICEKSLDSIKKRRNSIIVPIGSVQYGVCRHRALLFKYLCDHMEPPIPCELVRGYLDFSPHAWNIVMIKRGAKWVRMLIDACRPLDIREEKDTEYFCRYIPLNRTTIPLSSRGTPDSDYSIPSLTACDELETKASTTLIKCKIGSVEAAAKVRTLADQGSSADKIKNFEYNCLGEIRILGALKHPCIVEMYGHKMSCQWSVSADGNPEHRVLRSAIFMEYVEGGSLKNYLEKLSETGKTYVPVELALHVAKDVSCALSELHSRHIIHRDIKSENILLDLDRKRDNGAPTVKLCDFDSAVPLRSTLHACCIAHVGTPPPCVCVGTPRWMAPEVMQTMYEKKSYGLV, from the exons ATGCAGCTTCTTCACTCCGACGAACCCGCGTCCGAGCGGCGCGAGTCGCCGGAGAAGCCCGAGGATTCTAGCACTTTCTCCGATTCTCTGGACTCCGTAACCGACGACAGCGCGGCTCTCGACGTCACCGGGAAGAGCGTGGAGTTTCCGGAGGCGGAGAACGCCGAGGACTCGGTGGAGAGCCTTTACGTGTACAAGAACATTTACAGTCTTATTCCGAAGTCGGTTTCGCGCCTAGCACAATTGCGAACGCTTAAATTCTTCGGAAATGAGATTAACCTGTTCGCGCCCGAGGTTGGGAACTTGACGGCGTTGGAGTGCTTGCAGATGAAGATTTCCTCGCCGGGGATCGGAGGCTTGCCGTTGCACTCGCTCCAGGGTTTGAAGGAACTCGAACTCTCCAAAGGACCTCCCAGAACGTCTGCTTTTCCGATTTTGACAGAGATTTCTGGTCTCCAGTGTTTGACTAAGCTTTCCATTTGTCATTTTTCCATAAG ATACCTTCCTCCGGAGATTGGATGCTTGAAAAAACTGGAGTATCTTGATCTTTCGTTTAATAAAATGAAGACGTTGCCAGTGGAGATTAGTTACTTGAGTGGCTTGATATCCATGAAAGTTGCGAATAATAAATTGATGGAGCTGCCGTCAGCTATATCTTCTCTGTCAAGACTGGAGAGTTTGGACCTGTCGAATAATAAGTTGACTTCGTTAGGGTCCCTTGAACTTGCCTCCATGCATAGACTTAAGAAGTTAAATCTTCAG TACAACAAGCTTCTCAGGACTTTTCAAGTTCCTTCATGGATATGTTGTAATATGGAGGGAAATGATGAAGCTAGATGCAAAGATGATTGTAGCAGCTCTTCTGTTGAAATGGATCTCAATGAAAGCAACTTTCAGGAAAATGACGAAACCCTTTCTGAGG GTTGTCAGCATATCTCATCAACCATGCTAACAAGCTCCTCATCTAGTAGTAGATGTTTTGTATCCCGGAAGTCAGGTAAGCGGTGGAAAAGACGGTATTATTTACAGCAGAAAGCTCGTCAAGAGCGCTTGAACAATAGTAGGAAGTGGAAAGCTGTAGATCATGACCAGTTGTTGAGCAAGAAGATTCACAAAATTTCTGAACCAGGAAATTGTGATAGTCTTGATTCTGAAACTCGTTCAGAAATTGTATCAGAGAATGGGAACCTGGATAATagtaaaagaatattttctGAACAAGCAATAAATGACAATGAAGTTGATAATGTTAACAATGATGAAGTAATTATTGAGAAGCGTTTTTCTGGGGAAGATTGCTGCACTACTGAAAGCAAAGATGAAAAGGATGCATGCTTGTGCTCCATAGAGAACAAGCAAAGTGAACAGGATGAAGTATCTTGTTTTGAACTTTTAGAGTGTGTCTCTAAATCAAAGAGACATTTAGACCGTGATCTTGATAATCCTAAACCGTGCAAGTCTAGAAAATCTATTAGTACTTGTTCATCATTGTCTAACAAGTACAGCAAAATCTCATTTTGTGGCATTGAAGACCATCTATCAGATGGATTTTATGATGCAGGACGAGATCGGCCATTTTTTCCTCTAGAGAGATATGAGCAAAATCAGTGTCTTGCTTCCCGTGAAGTCATCCTTTTAGacag AAAAAGAGATGAAGAATTGGATGCTGTGTTGCTAGCTGCGCAGGCATTGGTCCATAatttgaatcagttaaatggtTTAAACAGACATGGGAACCAGGATGTGGTTGATAACTTGCGGAGAGCATCACTGCTTGCACTCTTTGTATCAGATCATTTTGGTGGCAGTGATAGAGGTGCTATCATAGAACAGACACGGAAATCTGTGTCTGGTTCAAACTATAATAAACCTTTTATCTGTACATGCTCGGTTGGAAGCAGCACCAGTATAAGGGCTTCCACCGAACCAGTTGTAAACACCATAGAAGATATTACTCTTTCTAAGATATGTGAGAAATCTCTGGACTCTATTAAAAAAAGGCGAAATTCAATCATAGTTCCAATTGGCTCTGTGCAGTATGGTGTATGCAGACACAGAGCTCTGCTTTTCAAG TATTTATGTGATCACATGGAGCCACCAATTCCTTGTGAGCTTGTCAGGGGTTACCTAGATTTTTCACCACATGCCTGGAATATTGTTATGATTAAGAGGGGTGCCAAGTGGGTTCGAATGCTGATTGATGCTTGTCGACCTCTTGAtataagagaagagaaagataCTGAATACTTTTGCAG GTATATACCTCTTAATCGAACCACGATCCCTCTTTCTTCTAGAGGAACTCCAGATTCTGATTATTCTATTCCATCACTTACTGCATGTGATGAGCTTGAGACAAAAGCTTCAACTACTTTAATTAAATGCAAAATTGGATCAGTTGAGGCTGCAGCAAAG GTGCGTACTTTGGCAGATCAGGGGAGTTCGGctgacaaaattaaaaactttgaGTATAATTGTCTGGGAGAAATAAGAATTCTTGGTGCTTTAAAACACCCCTGCATAGTGGAAATGTATGGACACAAAATGTCATGTCAATGGTCTGTCTCAGCCGATGGTAATCCTGAACACCGTGTGTTAAGATCTGCCATTTTTATGGAGTATGTGGAAGGGGGCTCTTTAAAA AACTATCTGGAGAAGCTGTCAGAAACTGGAAAAACATATGTTCCTGTGGAGTTGGCTTTGCATGTTGCTAAAGATGTCTCATGTGCTTTGTCAGAGCTGCACTCGAGGCACATAATTCATCGTGacataaaaagtgaaaatattctGCTTGATTTGGATAGGAAGAGAGACAATGGAGCTCCCACTGTAAAGCTCTGTGATTTTGATAGTGCAGTGCCACTAAGATCAACTTTACATGCATGTTGTATTGCGCATGTGGGAACACCTCCTCCCTGTGTATGTGTTGGAACACCTAGGTGGATGGCTCCAGAGGTTATGCAGACTATGTACGAAAAAAAATCTTATGGATTGGTATGA
- the LOC108325922 gene encoding uncharacterized protein LOC108325922 isoform X2: MQLLHSDEPASERRESPEKPEDSSTFSDSLDSVTDDSAALDVTGKSVEFPEAENAEDSVESLYVYKNIYSLIPKSVSRLAQLRTLKFFGNEINLFAPEVGNLTALECLQMKISSPGIGGLPLHSLQGLKELELSKGPPRTSAFPILTEISGLQCLTKLSICHFSIRYLPPEIGCLKKLEYLDLSFNKMKTLPVEISYLSGLISMKVANNKLMELPSAISSLSRLESLDLSNNKLTSLGSLELASMHRLKKLNLQYNKLLRTFQVPSWICCNMEGNDEARCKDDCSSSSVEMDLNESNFQENDETLSEGCQHISSTMLTSSSSSSRCFVSRKSGKRWKRRYYLQQKARQERLNNSRKWKAVDHDQLLSKKIHKISEPGNCDSLDSETRSEIVSENGNLDNSKRIFSEQAINDNEVDNVNNDEVIIEKRFSGEDCCTTESKDEKDACLCSIENKQSEQDEVSCFELLECVSKSKRHLDRDLDNPKPCKSRKSISTCSSLSNKYSKISFCGIEDHLSDGFYDAGRDRPFFPLERYEQNQCLASREVILLDRKRDEELDAVLLAAQALVHNLNQLNGLNRHGNQDVVDNLRRASLLALFVSDHFGGSDRGAIIEQTRKSVSGSNYNKPFICTCSVGSSTSIRASTEPVVNTIEDITLSKICEKSLDSIKKRRNSIIVPIGSVQYGVCRHRALLFKYLCDHMEPPIPCELVRGYLDFSPHAWNIVMIKRGAKWVRMLIDACRPLDIREEKDTEYFCRYIPLNRTTIPLSSRGTPDSDYSIPSLTACDELETKASTTLIKCKIGSVEAAAKVRTLADQGSSADKIKNFEYNCLGEIRILGALKHPCIVEMYGHKMSCQWSVSADGNPEHRVLRSAIFMEYVEGGSLKNYLEKLSETGKTYVPVELALHVAKDVSCALSELHSRHIIHRDIKSENILLDLDRKRDNGAPTVKLCDFDSAVPLRSTLHACCIAHVGTPPPCVCVGTPRWMAPEVMQTMYEKKSYGLESTWIDSQHQLQKANLVLK, translated from the exons ATGCAGCTTCTTCACTCCGACGAACCCGCGTCCGAGCGGCGCGAGTCGCCGGAGAAGCCCGAGGATTCTAGCACTTTCTCCGATTCTCTGGACTCCGTAACCGACGACAGCGCGGCTCTCGACGTCACCGGGAAGAGCGTGGAGTTTCCGGAGGCGGAGAACGCCGAGGACTCGGTGGAGAGCCTTTACGTGTACAAGAACATTTACAGTCTTATTCCGAAGTCGGTTTCGCGCCTAGCACAATTGCGAACGCTTAAATTCTTCGGAAATGAGATTAACCTGTTCGCGCCCGAGGTTGGGAACTTGACGGCGTTGGAGTGCTTGCAGATGAAGATTTCCTCGCCGGGGATCGGAGGCTTGCCGTTGCACTCGCTCCAGGGTTTGAAGGAACTCGAACTCTCCAAAGGACCTCCCAGAACGTCTGCTTTTCCGATTTTGACAGAGATTTCTGGTCTCCAGTGTTTGACTAAGCTTTCCATTTGTCATTTTTCCATAAG ATACCTTCCTCCGGAGATTGGATGCTTGAAAAAACTGGAGTATCTTGATCTTTCGTTTAATAAAATGAAGACGTTGCCAGTGGAGATTAGTTACTTGAGTGGCTTGATATCCATGAAAGTTGCGAATAATAAATTGATGGAGCTGCCGTCAGCTATATCTTCTCTGTCAAGACTGGAGAGTTTGGACCTGTCGAATAATAAGTTGACTTCGTTAGGGTCCCTTGAACTTGCCTCCATGCATAGACTTAAGAAGTTAAATCTTCAG TACAACAAGCTTCTCAGGACTTTTCAAGTTCCTTCATGGATATGTTGTAATATGGAGGGAAATGATGAAGCTAGATGCAAAGATGATTGTAGCAGCTCTTCTGTTGAAATGGATCTCAATGAAAGCAACTTTCAGGAAAATGACGAAACCCTTTCTGAGG GTTGTCAGCATATCTCATCAACCATGCTAACAAGCTCCTCATCTAGTAGTAGATGTTTTGTATCCCGGAAGTCAGGTAAGCGGTGGAAAAGACGGTATTATTTACAGCAGAAAGCTCGTCAAGAGCGCTTGAACAATAGTAGGAAGTGGAAAGCTGTAGATCATGACCAGTTGTTGAGCAAGAAGATTCACAAAATTTCTGAACCAGGAAATTGTGATAGTCTTGATTCTGAAACTCGTTCAGAAATTGTATCAGAGAATGGGAACCTGGATAATagtaaaagaatattttctGAACAAGCAATAAATGACAATGAAGTTGATAATGTTAACAATGATGAAGTAATTATTGAGAAGCGTTTTTCTGGGGAAGATTGCTGCACTACTGAAAGCAAAGATGAAAAGGATGCATGCTTGTGCTCCATAGAGAACAAGCAAAGTGAACAGGATGAAGTATCTTGTTTTGAACTTTTAGAGTGTGTCTCTAAATCAAAGAGACATTTAGACCGTGATCTTGATAATCCTAAACCGTGCAAGTCTAGAAAATCTATTAGTACTTGTTCATCATTGTCTAACAAGTACAGCAAAATCTCATTTTGTGGCATTGAAGACCATCTATCAGATGGATTTTATGATGCAGGACGAGATCGGCCATTTTTTCCTCTAGAGAGATATGAGCAAAATCAGTGTCTTGCTTCCCGTGAAGTCATCCTTTTAGacag AAAAAGAGATGAAGAATTGGATGCTGTGTTGCTAGCTGCGCAGGCATTGGTCCATAatttgaatcagttaaatggtTTAAACAGACATGGGAACCAGGATGTGGTTGATAACTTGCGGAGAGCATCACTGCTTGCACTCTTTGTATCAGATCATTTTGGTGGCAGTGATAGAGGTGCTATCATAGAACAGACACGGAAATCTGTGTCTGGTTCAAACTATAATAAACCTTTTATCTGTACATGCTCGGTTGGAAGCAGCACCAGTATAAGGGCTTCCACCGAACCAGTTGTAAACACCATAGAAGATATTACTCTTTCTAAGATATGTGAGAAATCTCTGGACTCTATTAAAAAAAGGCGAAATTCAATCATAGTTCCAATTGGCTCTGTGCAGTATGGTGTATGCAGACACAGAGCTCTGCTTTTCAAG TATTTATGTGATCACATGGAGCCACCAATTCCTTGTGAGCTTGTCAGGGGTTACCTAGATTTTTCACCACATGCCTGGAATATTGTTATGATTAAGAGGGGTGCCAAGTGGGTTCGAATGCTGATTGATGCTTGTCGACCTCTTGAtataagagaagagaaagataCTGAATACTTTTGCAG GTATATACCTCTTAATCGAACCACGATCCCTCTTTCTTCTAGAGGAACTCCAGATTCTGATTATTCTATTCCATCACTTACTGCATGTGATGAGCTTGAGACAAAAGCTTCAACTACTTTAATTAAATGCAAAATTGGATCAGTTGAGGCTGCAGCAAAG GTGCGTACTTTGGCAGATCAGGGGAGTTCGGctgacaaaattaaaaactttgaGTATAATTGTCTGGGAGAAATAAGAATTCTTGGTGCTTTAAAACACCCCTGCATAGTGGAAATGTATGGACACAAAATGTCATGTCAATGGTCTGTCTCAGCCGATGGTAATCCTGAACACCGTGTGTTAAGATCTGCCATTTTTATGGAGTATGTGGAAGGGGGCTCTTTAAAA AACTATCTGGAGAAGCTGTCAGAAACTGGAAAAACATATGTTCCTGTGGAGTTGGCTTTGCATGTTGCTAAAGATGTCTCATGTGCTTTGTCAGAGCTGCACTCGAGGCACATAATTCATCGTGacataaaaagtgaaaatattctGCTTGATTTGGATAGGAAGAGAGACAATGGAGCTCCCACTGTAAAGCTCTGTGATTTTGATAGTGCAGTGCCACTAAGATCAACTTTACATGCATGTTGTATTGCGCATGTGGGAACACCTCCTCCCTGTGTATGTGTTGGAACACCTAGGTGGATGGCTCCAGAGGTTATGCAGACTATGTACGAAAAAAAATCTTATGGATTG GAGTCTACATGGATTGACTCACAACACCAACTACAGAAGGCAAATTTGGTCTTGAAATA G